The Camelina sativa cultivar DH55 chromosome 18, Cs, whole genome shotgun sequence DNA window ATCTATCATTGTCTTTGGGACTGCTCGCATCCCCAGTTTTCCCTTTATGAATTTCCTGTAGCCACTCATCAAAAACAGGCAATCCCCTGAGCTGGACAAAACGACTGAGGCAATCAAACTTGTCTGTTGCCGCTACAACGCCTGCAAGAATTGATCGGCCAACCAAGtctatcttcttctcattcCTCTCAGGCAGCATGAGCTGCACCAAACTCTCAACCCCTTCAGAGTCCACTAGCCCACCTTTTTCCGTAATTTTAGCAATTTCAGATTTCAAACTGCTTTCTGTTCTTAAGAAACCAGAAACACTATCATCAACCCGACTGGGACGTTCCCTTTTCACAGACTCGGAACCCTGATCAGCACGCTCTCTCTTCCTTCCCTTACCTTGCGAAGAAAAGGAGTTATTGTTCTGCATGCCATCAGAACCAGATTTCACTTGCGTTGTTTTCGGACTATTCATCCTAGGAGAACGACCACCCTGGAGTGTCGTATGCATCTCGGAACGAGTCTTACACAGTAACTTATCTACTTCTTGTTGCCGTTCctgcaaaaggagaaaaaacgTGTCAGCTAATAATACCAAGGAAAAAATAGATTGAAATCAGAAAGAGAACAATAGGAAGTAATGTAAAATCTCTCACATCTATATAATTTTGATCAGTAAGCCACCAAATGCAATCGTTCATAACATCATAAACTCGCCAGCAAACAAAGGAAGAGATTCGAGATGGCAATCCAACGCCTTTAGGAAGAAAGGTAACTTTACAAGGATGGAGTAAGGAAGCAGCCGGTATCTCATCCTCgtgaaaagaataaaagatttCGTTAGGCTGAGCCTCCAAAAGGATGCCTTTGCCAAGCTTCAATTCAGCGGGTCTATAAAGCCAATTCACACGCAGCTTAAACTTGCCTTCCTCTTTCTCAGGAATAACCAAACGAATCAAACCAATGAAAGGTGGGCAATCCTGTGGTGGCTTAAAGAGTGCACAGTCACCAACACTAATTCTCCGTCCGTCCTGCATATACCCACCCAACATACAAAAACACACATCAGCCACACAACACACTCATCAATAAAACAATTAGCgaaaaaaacaatcaattcCACAAATTTGAACCCTCATCGATTGAATTGGGCACAACAACAAAaggcataaaaaaaaagaaagaaaggagcagcctttatgattggaattaccttagagaaggaagaggaagaggaaagagagagagagacgaagaacaAGACGAAGAAGCGTCGACGCTAGAAATTAGACGGGGAGGAGCTCTAAACATAAGCCGACGACGATGATTCTTCCTCTCAACAACATCACAAAGCCTCCCATGCATAgccttctctcatcttcttcttctctttcgaacaacaacatttaaaaattaacaCACCAACTCTTCACAATTCTtccttcaccatcatcatcaattgagaaaccctaattccGCTTACGAATTCGAAGAAGAAATCctctttagggttttttgttttgtttgtatgaaTAGCGCCTCAGAGAGATCCAACCAAACCGCGAAGATCCCACAAACGAGAAGACCGAAAAATCCGTAAAAGACCCCAAANcaaaaaaaaaaaaaaaaaaaaaacacaaatcgaTCTTCTTCCAGAaatgtttttatcaaaataatccccaaaaaaaaaaattaaaagagagagaaacgggGCAAAAGGGGAAACTTCTTTGGAAGGAGTCGGGCAGATCGGgcagcttttttattttatttttgtaataaaaatttgtttgtttcaggtGTGACATGGagagaacaaagagagagattgttgtggtttaggtttttttttagcCTAGCTTCCCCTGTTaatagctctttttttttttttttgctcaaccTCTACTATTTATTAACCAAGAGTTACATAACAATGTCCAAATCAACATTGGTTCTTAACCAGTTGGGCACAATAGAATAGAGTCTGGGATCATAAGACATAAAAGAAATAGATTCTCGCGCTATCCTATCAGCCGCTCTATTCGCCTCTCTCGGAGTGTACACAAAATTAATCTCCTCAAAATGATGCACTCTTCCCCGAATGTCTTGTAGACCTGGGGAGATACTTGGCCATTCTTCGTGTGTCTTCAGAATGTCTATGAGAGATTTGGCATCAGACTCGAAGATTACCTTCGTGTATCGGAGGTTGCTGATCATCGATACCGCCCATCTCATAGCTTCCAGTTCAGCCTCAAGGACAGTCTTCACCCTTGGTAATGCTCGAGCTCCTGACCAGATCATGTGACCTTGATCGTTACGAAGTATCCAACCAATGCCACAACTTTGTCCGTCTGCAGTCCAGGAAGCATCTGTGTTACATTTGACCCACTCCGAAGGTGTCCACTTTTGACTCatttgactctctctctctttctctattttgttGTGCTAATTTCAGTGATTCTAGGCGTATTATAttatttcagtttggtttttaagttgattaattatttattcagttcatttaaaatagaaaatctcGTTTTTTTAAAATCGGAACAGAATTAGGAAACAACATTATTACAGCATTaccaacaacagcaacaacaaaaactctgtttttgggttttagtaGTGAATGAATACACAATTCTGAATTGACCCCGGTTCAATCCGGTCGAACGAATGTGCCTGCCCTACATAAACAATTTATAAGTCATTTATATATGTGATCTCTCTTGTCGTTACATTGTCCAGTGTCAAATCACTGTCTTCAAAGTACAACTGACCAAACTTTGTCTCTCTTGACATAGACATTAAACTTTTTACATAAGAAGAGACTctcatatattattagttaCACTAGTTTTTTAGTCACAGGGAAAAAACAATGACACATTGTCTTACAAGGTTGCAGAATCATTTCAAGATTTTGAGAAACCAGTTCCAAAGGTTCCACTTTCCAGCTTTAACctgacaaggaaaaaaaaaaagagagagagatgagattaCCACTTTTTATCAGAGCTAaacattgtttagtttttaaactGGTTTTACACTTTTTATCAGAGCTAAACTGGCTTTACAGCTAGCTAAACAGATCCATACTCCTCCTAATTAATCCTATCCGAAAGGTCGATAAGAAAGATAAGACAAGAAACTGAAACACACACAACGTATCTATCTATGTCTCcatttattgatttgtttcttaaaaaGCATAGACACGTTGCATAAGATATACCATAGATATGGTTTCATGATGTAACTTATTATGTTTCGATTTCCGACACCCCGCTTTTACACAATTTATGTTAATGGAAACTCTTGTGACCGTATGGCTCTTGCCACATACAGATGCTTACAAGTTACAAGCCTTGTCACATGATGCATGAGTGAGTAACATATTCTATTTTTCATATGCAATGAGTTACTCAAAGTGCCTAGCAACATCGCACGAGTGATAGACCCGTACTTAAAAACATCATCACGAACAGAGAGAGCTACAATCACCAGAACACAAACAAGTTTTCTCTCCAATGCCTGAGCcatgataatatattaattgCATTAATTTGACGCTAATAAGAGTGTTCCCATATGTTTTCTTCAATGCTTGGAACCATAAATGTAATGAATTGTAATTGATGCAAACAAAGAGTAAATAATTAACTTGCTAATCTAAGTTACAAAATGATCTGATCTGGAGGTTGAGTAAGTGAAGGTGTTTTACATAGTAAGCTAGttattttttctccattttaagAGATTGCTTAATAGTCTTTGAACTGATTCATCACTCCTTGTTTTCcattggtttctatttttgggtaaacaaactattttttacatgttttagatcGGAAGTAAAATCACACAACTAGGTTCTGCTGTAATGTCCAACAACTTTATTGTTAGTGCAAATCCTATCCTACACACAAGAATCATGAGCAAACTGTGGGATAAAATTCAGACAGAACAAAAACATGAACCACCCTGCTAGATCAAGAATCAATTATACTGACGACAGATGAAGTCAGCGATACGGTGAAAGTTCTTAgatcaacaacacacaacaatatggaaaaaaaacaaaacaatcaatcaagtgtTAATCAAATTTagtttgttcttgaattttttcGTTCATAATCCATTTATCAGATTCATGGCGAGTGACGGATTAAGAGATACCTAGAGTACGGAGCGATTAACCCGAGAAACGATGAAAGGGACGAGCTCAGTGGAAGAAAATTCCGATGAGAAACGGCTCGTGTCAGAACCACTCTGGAACCGGTGAGTGGGTGACCAATGAGTGACGATGGGGTTGAGGGGTCAAAAtaccaaaacgcagagtttcgTCTGAACATAGCGGCTCGTGTCAGAACCACTCTAGAACCGGTGAGTGTCCCAAAGGCAATGACCAATAAGTGACGATGGGGTTGAGGGGTCAAAAtaccaaaacgcagagtttcgTCTGAACATAATAAATCGTGCAAATTCCAATGGGTCGGAGAGGCGGTTAGAGCATAGTTGGGCCTAACACCGACCCAAACTAAGTGTAcctctttctgtttttttggctCTTTTTGAAAAagcaactttgtttttttctttgacgtGAAAGCAGCAGCTTTATGATAGGCTGATAAAGGATATTTTTTCATAAAGGAttgtaaaaggaaaaaaaatatataagcgGACAAAGTTGAAAGATAAACAAAGCGACACTTATACATCACGTCATAATTTAGAAACAACAACTACATACATACATgattacttatttatttttgagcTGGTGAGATCGGagttacaacaacaacacaaactttTTGATTGGGTATGGGGAAACGAGAAAGACAGGAAGAGGCAGGGCTCGTAGATCTAAACCAACCATGAGCcgactttttctttcttctttccctcATCAAAATTTGTCATTCCTTAGAGCAAGTTGAATGGTGAAGTGTTAAAAAAGGattttaaacatgtttttaattataataattagaaataatgaaattaaaaacattttaaaaaaactgtaaaatggTAAGTTCCAATGATAAGATTCTAATTTTGggttcttaaattttaaaaacaaataatttataaattaaaatatgacaagtacaatttgattggttaaaatttataagcaattttaaaaacataaattattgcatttcataaaatttaaagttacatgaattaaaagtatattaaaaaaataacaaaaacgatTAATTATAATCTTGACTTGTGCCGAAATTTTGccatatattctcaaccaaatcagctTTCAATCGTTGATGTCTTTTTCTATCACGAATATCATTTCGAGTGATCATCATATCGGCGAGGTTTGAAAGTTCCACAGAATATGTGGCATCCACTTGTGAAGTTCTGTCAGATTGTTCTTGTGAGAATTCTAACACATTAAACTCGGTGTATCCTGAGTATCCATCTCGTTCGtcttctactatcatattgtgcagtATGATACACGCTCTCATTATCTTTCCAATTTTTGCCTTATCCCAAAAAAGAGCAGGGTTTCtgactatggcaaatcgagcttgcaatactccaaaagcacgctcgACATCTTTACATACAAATTTTTGATGTAAAGCAAATAAGGATGCTTTTTGATCTTGTGGAAGTGGAATAGATTTGACAAAAGTAGCCCATTCTGGATAAATACCATCTGTGAGATAGTAAGCCATATGATACTCGTGGCCGTTGACACTATATTTCACTTTAGTAGCTTGACCGtgtaatatatcatcaaaacaGGTGAGTGatcaagaacattgatatcgtttaatgtacctggagGTCCGAAAAACGCATGTNGTCTTGTTCTTGTCTTATTGCCTTATTGTATTCTTCCTCttgtcttcttatttttcttccgAATACACACAATTNtcatatccagagatcttgtgaagctacagcctctaaaacaattgttggcttTCCAGACCCACGTGTATATTGACCTTTCTATGCGGTCGGgaaattcttccactcccaatgcatacagtcgatgcttcctatcatcccAGGAAATCCCCGAAACTCTCCAATATCAAGTAGTCGTTGCAAATCTTCCGGTGTGGGTCTCTTTAgatactcatctccaaataaatcATTGATTCCTTCAACAAAATGTTCCAAGCATGAAAGCGTCGTGCTTGGAGCAAGCCGGAGGTATTCGTCAACCGCATCAGCTGGACATCCATATGCCATTATACCAATTGCTGCTGTAATCTTTTGTAGTGTCGAGAGATCGAACCTTCCGGTAGCATCTCGCCTTTGTTGAAAGAATGGAAAGGCAGTGGAGAGTCGTTCAACAATACGCATGAACAATCCCATGTTCATTCTATAACAGCGTCGAAAAAATTGAGGAGAATATACGGGATCTTCACTAAAATAATCGTTCCATAACCGGATATGCTCTTCTTCACGTTTTCTTTCAATGtggattcttttttctttggattGGTTGCTTCTTCAAGATCACCATGCTGATTAACTTGATTATCCAAAGCTTGATCGAAAGCATTATCAAAAGTATTATCAAAATATTCATCCATCATTTTTGAAAAACTAGGACGAGAAGAAGATGCCATCTTAGaataaataagaaaaggaaaatgtttgtGGACTTGAGACTTTCGTGgaagaaataaaatagaaatgttTATGTGAAAGAAGATGTTTGAGATAACTTGGTATTCCTATCGAAGtgtttatataagaaaatatgtctCATGCTTGTGGTGTTTATTGTTTGCGAAGCATGTGGCTTACATTGTTTGCCAAACTTGTGGTGAtcctatcaaattatatatcacATGCAATTTCTACTATACAAAGGTACAAATGCACATGAATCATAAAATTGAACTGTCACGCTCAACCCCCAATATGTGGTTCTGAATATCACACCATGTCAttgtcttgttcttgtcttATTGCCTTATTGTATTCTTCCTCttgtcttcttatttttcttccgAATACACACAATTGAAAGGCAGCAAAACATAATGCGTATGAGAGAAACTTACTTGTGTATGGGTCTGAAACTAACTTGGTGAGGTCATCTCCAAGACAGCAAAAAACAAAGACTAGTTAACAGGTCTATCAAACACACATTcacctgcaaaaacaaaaaaaaacagcttaaGATAACAGAAACTGGTTAAAGAAGAGGGCAAAGTGTGCAAAGCTCAAGCTATTTCTTATAACTTTTCCCGTATCAGTCGATCATGTGAAAGCAAGCTGCAAGAAAAAGATCACTATAACAGAAGTTTAGTTTCTTATAGAAGTTAAGAGCAAGAAAACTGATATCTCTACCTTGTCTACTTCCATGTGACTCACGAGGGAAGCCCACCAGGAGGAAGACCCGCCTTTCATAAATTTCAAGATCCGACTCATAGCAACAATAAtggaaaatagaaaatgaaaagagaatCTATCTCATGATCTTACTTCAAGTAATCTTTAACAACAAACAAAGGCGACATTTGCATAATGTAGTTCCAAAACACACAATAAAAGGATTTGGAAAGACTCATGAACCTGAAACTGCTTTTTATGAATGTATTTACAGCCATGACAGATTTTGTTGAGCAATGCAGCAATCTCCTTGAGGAAATATGGATTAAGTATCGCCAAAACCAGATTCTTTACTATACCTTCGCAAACTTTTCGATCTTTGCTGCCACAGGTTCTGCAGATAGCATCCGGATTTGGTAGCCCTAGCCAAGAATCAGTCACTTGATTCGCTGATTCAACCGGTAAAACACACATCAAAGCTAAATTTCNATGCAATTTCTACTATACAAAGGTACAAATGCACATGAATCATAAAATTGAAATGTCACGCNTAAATCATTGAACCATCAACTCATCAAATTCTCAAGCTGCTAACAACGGTAAACACTAATTTTCCTAACATCAATACCCAATtgaaagaaccctaattttactAATCAATTACCAAATCAGAATACTCTATTTTTCTAATATCTATTCTCAATTCAGACGATATCAAAGATCTACacttcaaatcaaatatatgtgTACCCATAGGACAAGATTTGAGCGTCCTTGAACCACACTCAGAGATTTCAATAATTTTCAGGTTTGGTGTTTGAGTTTGAGGAACCATATATCAGCCGAAGTTGTCACCGGCGTCGCTTGGATGGTGATAACGCCGGATTAGAAACCCATTTCCGACTCATCCTTCTCTCAATTCAACAGACTCTCAATTCGATGGATTGAGGCTTGAGACAAAAATTCACCAATTATCGGCTctaaagagatgaaagagagaggagaaaaaatgttcggtcgattttttttttctttttcttttgttaatttcacCAACCAATGATAGACCGACACATATAAAATCCTAAAGGATTCTAAAAATGTTTAACTTAGAATCGATTTTAACGTTTatcatgtattttgatttatttttaatcttaaacATCTCTTAAAAACTCCTAAAAAACCACCGTTGAGTTTGCTCTTACTATAATTACTCGAGATTATACTATTACtactatttataaaaattaagtaGACTCGGTTCATAAAAAAGTGCTGtaagaagaaaataacactATCAACGACAACGCgtgtaaagaagaaaagttaCACTTTAGAACCCTATTTTTTAGccattgtcaaattttaatatttccaAACCATGTCATTGGTTTATTCTaaggtaagaaaaaagaaatctgaATGTACATATAACTTTAGATAATTACGAACATATCACATTCTTCACTAATTGCATTGCAACTCCAACAAACCATTTTATGAGCTCTAGTTAAGTACTTTCGAATTTCAACTATGAGTGGATCTAGAGGATTCGATTCTTGGTAAAGAGTAAAAATGGActtttattcatcaaaaaaaaatacaaagagtAAAAATGGAATTTATCTAATTAACTTATATAGCCAATGTTTGAAGATTAAATATCGGGTGTATCATGCATGTGACTCTATTACTTATACACCCTACATCTCGCCCTCTCTATTCAACCACAAATAtggtagatttttttaatttcttcaacaatttttactttaatttctttcaattttttttcttagagtcaaaacaaattcagtttttttgtttgcaaatttGTGATCTTCTTTGCATAAACgagaatcattaataatattagCAATAAAAGTGAATCTGCATGCATGTCTTTATTCGAGTCTTATTTAACTATGAATCTGACGAAAAGGAACATCATTGGCGGAACTAAATGGAGATCAGAAGTGTTAAAAGAATAGAAAGAGTAGAGACCCAACGACATGACTATATATGAAAAccatcacacaaaaaaaattgttcttcctTACTGTCCTGTtgatatatctttttgttatcaatcatcgtgttgttgttgttgttacttgttagccATTAAACTTAGGATGATATTGTAAATCTAATAAGGGGGGCAAAGTAGAGAGAAAGGCACATGAGAGAGTTGtggtgttgttttgttgtaattCTCCAAAGTACGCCAGAAAGCTTTTTTCTCTCATCCCATGTGCTTACTCTCCCCCAGTCCCcacttttctataaattaatttccatttcattcattttttatggtcggcttttaatttttttataacatttttaaaaaaagttctaTATCACACTTTTTATGCCGGTTTTGACTGGGTTCACACTTCAGAGTTACAATAATAAGCCAATAATACTCCCAATTCATCGGACTACAATAATACAGTCgacatttttgtttaactattttgttttacaacagTAGAACTtcgaaacaaattaaaaccataCCTTATCGAATTTTTGGTTAACATCAAACCATGATGGCTGATAGTTAAAGACAAAAGTAAAAGTCCTTAACacaataatacaaaaagttTTCAGAATATTGCGTCATTATCAACTCGACACCCAACTTGTGAGTCTCCAATCTCAATGATTATGTGGTCATTATCggtattttcatataaaaatactaTGAAAACTACTCCCTCTCACAAATGTTGAGTGGCTCACAGATTTGAT harbors:
- the LOC104763640 gene encoding uncharacterized protein LOC104763640; its protein translation is MGLFMRIVERLSTAFPFFQQRRDATGRFDLSTLQKITAAIGIMAYGCPADAVDEYLRLAPSTTLSCLEHFVEGINDLFGDEYLKRPTPEDLQRLLDIGEFRGFPGMIGSIDYVERAFGVLQARFAIVRNPALFWDKAKIGKIMRACIILHNMIVEDERDGYSGYTEFNVLEFSQEQSDRTSQVDATYSVELSNLADMMITRNDIRDRKRHQRLKADLVENIWQNFGTSQDYN